ATTACGTATGTTACCCATTCAATTTGCCTAAAACCATCCATCCATACATACACGTCCTATGCAGCCACCCAAGTTGCCGGAGACAACGCCGCCTTCCTGTTGCGACTGacgcaatatctaccactcctaagtgtgcatagatatgaaaatattattactcagaatacagatttaagaataagaaaaagaattgggatcgaatgttcaatcttcattgatattcaccacctttaaataggatataagatactaaataatatctaccaagaaaatataaactaactaaatccggataataaaatcaaatatactactattcaAAGTCAACTGATTacgatatctaaaatatatttcctaactaatatattctgtaagattacgaatatcatatattccataactaattcaaactaaaataagttgcactaaaNNNNNNNNNNNNNNNNNNNNNNNNNNNNNNNNNNNNNNNNNNNNNNNNNNNNNNNNNNNNNNNNNNNNNNNNNNNNNNNNNNNNNNNNNNNNNNNNNNNNNNNNNNNNNNNNNNNNNNNNNNNNNNNNNNNNNNNNNNNNNNNNNNNNNNNNNNNNNNNNNNNNNNNNNNNNNNNNNNNNNNNNNNNNNNNNNNNNNNNNNNNNNNNNNNNNNNNNNNNNNNNNNNNNNNNNNNNNNNNNNNNNNNNNNNNNNNNNNNNNNNNNNNNNNNNNNNNNNNNNNNNNNNNNNNNNNNNNNNNNNNNNNNNNNNNNNNNNNNNNNNNNNNNNNNNNNNNNNNNNNNNNNNNNNNNNNNNNNNNNNNNNNNNNNNNNNNNNNNNNNNNNNNNNNNNNNNNNNNNNNNNNNNNNNNNNNNNAGATCGTCAAACGTTAGCTCGACAACTTCATTTTCGTCGAATCTCAAATCCAAGGCCGTGGAGTAAACAGAAGGGTCATCAGGGgcaataaaattgaaatcggAGAAAAAGAGAGTCCAGATGCGAAATTTGGAGAGAATCAAACTCAGAAGCGTAAGTAGTggaattagaattttgatcacCTGTATAAACATCATCTTGATATACGGCTGAAGTCACGTTTGTTGGCTGGTCAAGAACCTCAGTGGTTAAGCAATATTCCCAAATTGGATCTggagaatttttattttcatataccGCATTTGCTTCTGATTCCTGCATCTTGACTTGACAATTTGGTTTAATATGGCCTGGCTTTCCACAATGATCACACACCACTTCCGCNNNNNNNNNNNNNNNNNNNNNNNNNNNNNNNNNNNNNNNNNNNNNNNNNNNNNNNNNNNNNNNNNNNNNNNNNNNNNNNNNNNNNNNNNNNNNNNNNNNNNNNNNNNNNNNNNNNNNNNNNNNNNNNNNNNNNNNNNNNNNNNNNNNNNNNNNNNNNNNNNNNNNNNNNNNNNNNNNNNNNNNNNNNNNNNNNNNNNNNNNNNNNNNNNNNNNNNNNNNNNNNNNNNNNNNNNNNNNNNNNNNNNNNNNNNNNNNNNNNNNNNNNNNNNNNNNNNNNNNNNNNNNNNNNNNNNNNNNNNNNNNNNNNNNNNNNNNNNNNNNNNNNNNNNNNNNNNNNNNNNNNNNNNNNNNNNNNNNNNNNNNNNNNNNNNNNNNNNNNNNNNNNNNNNNNNNNNNNNNNNNNNNNNNNNNNNNNNNNNNNNNNNNNNNNNNNNNNNNNNNNNNNNNNNNNNNNNNNNNNNNNNNNNNNNNNNNNNNNNNNNNNNNNNNNNNNNNNNNNNNNNNNNNNNNNNNNNNNNNNNNNNNNNNNNNNNNNNNNNNNNNNNNNNNNNNNNNNNNNNNNNNNNNNNNNNNNNNNNNNNNNNNNNNNNNNNNNNNNNNNNNNNNNNNNNNNNNNNNNNNNNNNNNNNNNNNNNNNNNNNNNNNNNNNNNNNNNNNNNNNNNNNNNNNNNNNNNNNNNNNNNNNNNNNNNNNNNNNNNNNNNNNNNNNNNNNNNNNNNNNNNNNNNNNNNNNNNNNNNNNNNNNNNNNNNNNNNNNNNNNNNNNNNNNNNNNNNNNNNNNNNNNNNNNNNNNNNNNNNNNNNNNNNNNNNNNNNNNNNNNNNNNNNNNNNNNNNNNNNNNNNNNNNNNNNNNNNNNNNNNNNNNNNNNNNNNNNNNNNNNNNNNNNNNNNNNNNNNNNNNNNNNNNNNNNNNNNNNNNNNNNNNNNNNNNNNNNNNNNNNNNNNNNNNNNNNNNNNNNNNNNNNNNNNNNNNNNNNNNNNNNNNgaaaaattaccttgagttaccatagctagttcattctctagaaattgcaGTCGAGCggtatttttcttagtgaacaacttttgaagtgTATCCCATATTTgctttggtgactttaaatcacgaacatgatcaatataCTCCTTGCTAATCAAAGTTCGCAAGGTAAATAAGGCTTTTCCGCACTTGATCTTCCATTGTTGACGTAATTTGCATTTTGTGGAGTATGGGCTAGAATTTGTGTGtcatcaccttcaattaaatcccATAAATCTTGACCTTGTAGATAAGCTTCCATGCATAACTTCCAATAACTATAGTTATTGCCAACCAGCTTTTCCATAGCTACACCCATAGAAGCACTCCCACTATTCAtctcgttgagtaataatattaaaccGTACCAACTTGGCTCGGATACCAACTGacgcaatatctaccactcaaaagtgtgcatagatatgaaaatattattactaaaaAAGAATACACGCAGGATGTTGAATTGCAGGAAATACATACTAATGAGCAAGTTGCAGACATATTTACTAAGGCACTTGCcaaagtgaagtttgaagtttttcgTAGAAGCTCTCGTAGTTATTGAGAAATAAGCTTGCACTAAGGGAGCTGATTAcgatatctaagatatatttcctAACTATTATATTCTGGAAGACtacgaatatcatatattccataactaattcaaactaaaataNNNNNNNNNNNNNNNNNNNNNNNNNNNNNNNNNNNNNNNNNNNNNNNNNNNNNNNNNNNNNNNNNNNNNNNNNNNNNNNNNNNNNNNNNNNNNNNNNNNNNNNNNNNNNNNNNNNNNNNNNNNNNNNNNNNNNNNNNNNNNNNNNNNNNNNNNNNNNNNNNNNNNNNNNNNNNNNNNNNNNNNNNNNNNNNNNNNNNNNNNNNNNNNNNNNNNNNNNNNNNNNNNNNNNNNNNNNNNNNNNNNNNNNNNNNNNNNNNNNNNNNNNNNNNNNNNNNNNNNNNNNNNNNNNNNNNNNNNNNNNNNNNNNNNNNNNNNNNNNNNNNNNNNNNNNNNNNNNNNNNNNNNNNNNNNNNNNNNNNNNNNNNNNNNNNNNNNNNNNNNNNNNNNNNNNNNNNNNNNNNNNNNNNNNNNNNNNNNNNNNNNNNNNNNNNNNNNNNNNNNNNNNNNNNNNNNNNNNNNNNNNNNNNNNNNNNNNNNNNNNNNNNNNNNNNNNNNNNNNNNNNNNNNNNNNNNNNNNNNNNNNNNNNNNNNNNNNNNNNNNNNNNNNNNNNNNNNNNNNNNNNNNNNNNNNNNNNNNNNNNNNNNNNNNNNNNNNNNNNNNNNNNNNNNNNNNNNNNNNNNNNNNNNNNNNNNNNNNNNNNNNNNNNNNNNNNNNNNNNNNNNNNNNNNNNNNNNNNNNNNNNNNNNNNNNNNNNNNNNNNNNNNNNNNNNNNNNNNNNNNNNNNNNNNNNNNNNNNNNNNNNNNNNNNNNNNNNNNNNNNNNNNNNNNNNNNNNNNNNNNNNNNNNNNNNNNNNNNNNNNNNNNNNNNNNNNNNNNNNNNNNNNNNNNNNNNNNNNNNNNNNNNNNNNNNNNNNNNNNNNNNNNNNNNNNNNNNNNNNNNNNNNNNNNNNNNNNNNNNNNNNNNNNNNNNNNNNNNNNNNNNNNNNNNNNNNNNNNNNNNNNNNNNNNNNNNNNNNNNNNNNNNNNNNNNNNNNNNNNNNNNNNNNNNNNNNNNNNNNNTTGGTTTTAGGGAGAGGTGCGAGTTTGATGCGGAAACTAGCAATGGGGTTGTtccacaatccacctcttcaCCTCAAGGTCTCACCTTTTTCTCATCATCCCactcttctttgttcttgtgttGTTTGCCTTTCATCATTTGATGCACCAaatcatatcattatcattGGTAGATAGTAACTTTAGATCTCATGGAATAATGTAACGAGACGATCTGGGTTATTCTCGATTTATCGTTTCATAGTGATTTGACTTAGTATCGTGGTGTAAAATCCTACATCTAACCTCGTGGAAACGAGAGCATCTGGGTTATTCTCGACTTATCGTTTAGTAGTGATTTGACATAGTATCGTGGTGTAAAATCCTACATCTAATCTCGTGGAATGTTGTCGTCTTCTCCGTAATTAATGTTAAGAGTAACTAGCTTGTTTCCATTACTTCTCCGTAAAGGCTTGACTTGTAGAGAGTAGTATTTCAAATCTATGTCGGAATTAGCCAGTGCAAAGATGATCATTGATACTGGGTGTTCGGATAACATAGAGTCTACGGGGATGGTGGATCAGTTAGGGTAAACTATGCAAAAAAAACCGTTGATTTTTATCGGTTTAGTAACAACTTGGACGAAATGGGGTTCTACAAAAAGTGGTCTAGTATTTCGGGACTTGAGTTATATCGTGATAACTTATAACGTTACTCGTTGGAGTACGTTTACTCATCTGGGTTTTGTGTTGGCTTATCAAAGTTCTAACCTTTTTAGAAGTTTTGTAGTGTTCGTTTTGATTGGTTTTCGTGAAATCTTGTGGGAGACTTCCTCTGATCGCGATACATCATCACTTAGCTCATTTGAACGTGTGATCGaagaattttatttgttcGAACTTGACAATTAAATCGAACATATCATGAACTATGAACTTGAGTGATAGCTGAATTGGTTGTTTGTTGTAGTGGTGGGGCGGTGGGGCGAAAGGGAGAGGGAATTTCCattaaagaagagaagaagtgaTGATCACAACAACAATGgaaacaagaagatgaagaagaaacaagaagaacatCAATCCAAAATGGGTCTCAACCTCGCCGGAAAAAGGAAATCGAGAGGCGGCGCTTTAATGGAGGGATCTCGGTGCAGCCGCGTCAATGGAAGAGGGTGGCGCTGCTGCCAACAGACCCTCGTTGGTTACTCTCTCTGTGAACATCACTTGGGAAAAGGTCGCCTCCGCAGCATGAACAGCGTCCGCAGCCGATCCTCGCCCGCCACCGTCGTCGAGAAAGAAGATAACAAGAAGCCTTCTCCATCACCATCTCCACGCCCACCATTGACACTGACTAGtaagaagagaacgaagctCGGTGTAGTGAAAGCAAGGTCGATAAGCAGCTTGCTCGGCCAACCCGACGGCGTGATGGCGGTGGCACCACCTCCGCCTCTACCTCCTACACCGCCGGATGACAACATTGACGgtaagaaattataatttactatttaatCCATCCTTAATATTTTAggtaattagatttttttttttaatctgttGAGGAAAAgtttgataattattaaattatgattttattaatatatctaaaatttaagctctatttaatttttatttctgattatttaaaattttatttgttttctcgttatttctttacaattaatttaatctttttgtaataaaatattagaattctTGTAAACGACACTAAAATGTCAGTGTCGTGGTCGGACCCACTGATTAAATCCTCGTGATTAAGAagcttattatatataattagtaATTAATGTAGTCAATTAACTCTTAACAAAATtagttagttaattaattaactgaGTTTTGAACATTAATCCCAAGCTAAGCATGCGTGGAGTAAAAGCCAAGAACATTCgttcaatattatttaacGCTTCTTttaaggatgttttttttcctccacCTAATTTCAACCCTTAATTCCCATTcaaaaatttgtattattgGATAATGAAGTCGTGAGcatcatgattttaaaacgaggTTAGAGGGAAGTTCTACTTcctataagaaatgtttcgttttcctctccaactgatctaagatctcacaatctaccctatCGGAGACttagcatcctcactggcacatcatccCGTGCCTGGTTCTCAacctatttgtaacagtccaagctcatcacaatctaccctatCGGAGACttagcatcctcactggcacatcaccccGTGCTTGGTTCTCAacctatttgtaacagtccaagctcatcgctagtagatattgtctgttttgactcattacgtatcgctgtcagcctcacgattttaaaggatatttgggagaggtttcccaCACCCCTCTGATGAGTGTTTGTTCCCCTATCTAACCGATATGGGAcctaacaatccaccccctagAGGGCCAACATCCTTGATGGCACACCGCCTGAAACTTGGCTcggatatcatttgtaacagcccaaaccccattgttagtagatattgtctattttggcccattacatattgttgtcagcctcacgatctTAAAGCACATTTTCTTatgctatggagaggttttcacaccccttgtaaggaatgtttgttctcttctacaaccgatgtgggacctaacaatccaccccttaggGGGCTAACATCCTCGGTGGCACATCGCTCGAAACTTGGCTCggatattatttgtaacagccaaagcccactgttagtagaCATGGTCTGTTTTGATCCGCTCTCTCTCCCCCTTCCCACCATCTCACCCTCCTCCCCTTTCCGACCTACCCTGATGGCTCCTTCCTTTGTAATGCCTGTCGTGTCATTAGCACCGCTTTCTGTTTCTCCTGCATCCTCTACGACATTAACTTTCATGGTGATTGCACCATGTTACCGCAACAACTCAACTCGAGTCTCAATATTGGGGTTACAGTTGCTCGTCTTGTAACTGTCATGTTCATACTTATTGTGCCACAGCCAAGGCTGAGCCGCCAGAAATGATTCGTACGTGTATTTTGCGACGGTCGGGGAGGAGGGTACCGGTGGAGCACCGGCAGCGGCAGAAGAGAGTCCAACGGTGGTGTTGGTGGATCCGATTCTGAAGGCGCAGGCGGAGCTGCATGAGATGGCCAAGATGATGGCGTCCGTTAACTTGAGTTCTCTTGtgtgaatataattaatgcatgctttatttatatgatttgtttatatattgtATGCATTATGTCgttcaattatttcaattcaaatatgcttattttcaaacatatatattaaaaaaataatagtatgTATAGTAATTATCGATTATTTTAAGCTTTcataacaatatttttctttaacaaattttaaagagGGTCACGACACGTTTATTATAGAGaaggtctagccctactccaacCAGTATCGAACGTTTCataacaatatttactagcggtgagcttgagcggTAACAAGTAGTAACTTTTGATTGGTTGATCTTATTTTGCGACTTAACCTTGTAGaataggtttaaaaaataaatcatatttaaaatatcattataatCGATATTTtggtatgttttatttttgtggtacggtttttcatttaattttaaggaggtgataattttattagggagaggtgcGAGTTTGATGCGGAAACTAGCAATGGGGTTGTtccacaatccacctcttcaCCTCAAGGTCTCACCTTTTTCTCATCATCCCactcttctttgttcttgtgttGTTTGCCTTTCATCATTTGATGCACCAaatcatatcattatcattGGTAGATAGTAACTTTAGATCTCATGGAATAATGTAACGAGACGATCTGGGTTATTCTCGATTTATCGTTTCATAGTGATTTGACTTAGTATCGTGGTGTAAAATCCTACATCTAACCTCGTGGAAACGAGAGCATCTGGGTTATTCTCGACTTATCGTTTAGTAGTGATTTGACATAGTATCGTGGTGTAAAATCCTACATCTAATCTCGTGGAATGTTGTCGTCTTCTCCGTAATTAATGTTAAGAGTAACTAGCTTGTTTCCATTACTTCTCCGTAAAGGCTTGACTTGTAGAGAGTAGTATTTCAAATCTATGTCGGAATTAGCCAGTGCAAAGATGATCATTGATACTGGGTGTTCGGATAACATAGAGTCTACGGGGATGGTGGATCAGTTAGGGTAAACTATGCAAAAAAAACCGTTGATTTTTATCGGTTTAGTAACAACTTGGACGAAATGGGGTTCTACAAAAAGTGGTCTAGTATTTCGGGACTTGAGTTATATCGTGATAACTTATAACGTTACTCGTTGGAGTACGTTTACTCATCTGGGTTTTGTGTTGGCTTATCAAAGTTCTAACCTTTTTAGAAGTTTTGTAGTGTTCGTTTTGATTGGTTTTCGTGAAATCTTGTGGGAGACTTCCTCTGATCGCGATACATCATCACTTAGCTCATTTGAACGTGTGATCGaagaattttatttgttcGAACTTGACAATTAAATCGAACATATCATGAGCTATGAACTTGAGTGATAGCTGAATTGGTTGTTTGTTGTAGTGGTGGGGCGGTGGGGCGAAAGGGAGAGGGAATTTCCattaaagaagagaagaagtgaTGATCACAACAACAATGgaaacaagaagatgaagaagaaacaagaagaacatCAATCCAAAATGGGTCTCAACCTCGCCGGAAAAAGGAAATCGAGAGGCGGCGCTTTAATGGAGGGATCTCGGTGCAGCCGCGTCAATGGAAGAGGGTGGCGCTGCTGCCAACAGACCCTCGTTGGTTACTCTCTCTGTGAACATCACTTGGGAAAAGGTCGCCTCCGCAGCATGAACAGCGTCCGCAGCCGATCCTCGCCCGCCACCGTCGTCGAGAAAGAAGATAACAAGAAGCCTTCTCCATCACCATCTCCACGCCCACCATTGACACTGACTAGtaagaagagaacgaagctCGGTGTAGTGAAAGCAAGGTCGATAAGCAGCTTGCTCGGCCAACCCGACGGCGTGATGGCGGTGGCACCACCTCCGCCTCTACCTCCTACACCGCCGGATGACAACATTGACGgtaagaaattataatttactatttaatCCATCCTTAATATTTTAggtaattagatttttttttttaatctgttGAGGAAAAgtttgataattattaaattatgattttattaatatatctaaaatttaagctctatttaatttttatttctgattatttaaaattttatttgttttctcgttatttctttacaattaatttaatctttttgtaataaaatattagaattctTGTAAACGACACTAAAATGTCAGTGTCGTGGTCGGACCCACTGATTAAATCCTCGTGATTAAGAagcttattatatataattagtaATTAATGTAGTCAATTAACTCTTAACAAAATtagttagttaattaattaactgaGTTTTGAACATTAATCCCAAGCTAAGCATGCGTGGAGTAAAAGCCAAGAACATTCgttcaatattatttaacGCTTCTTttaaggatgttttttttttctccaccTAATTTCAACCCTTAATTCCGATTcaaaaatttgtattattgGATAatgaagttgtgagcctcgtgattttaaaacgagGTTAGAGGGAAGTTCTACTTcctataagaaatgtttcgttctcctctctaactgatctaagatctcacaatctaccctatCGGAGACttagcatcctcactggcacatcatccCGTGCCTGGTTCTCAACCTATTTGTAACTGTCCAAGCtcatcacaatctaccctatCGGAGACttagcatcctcactggcacatcaccccGTGCCTGGTTCTCAacctatttgtaacagtccaagctcatcgctagtagatattgtctgttttgactcattacgtatcgctgtcaacctcacgattttaaagggtatttgggagaggtttcccaCACCCCTCTGATGAGTGTTTGTTCCCCtatccaaccaatatgggacctaacaatccaccccctagAGGGCCAACATCCTTGATGGCACACCGCCTGAAACTTGGCTCggatattatttgtaacaacccaaaccccattgttagtagatattgtatgttttggcccattacatattgttgtcagcctcacgatctTAAAGCGCATTTGCTatgctatggagaggtttccacaccccttgtaaggaatgtttgttCTCTtgtccaaccgatgtgggacctaacaatccaccccttaggGGGCTAACATCCTTGGTGGCACACCACTCGAAACTTGGCTCggatattatttgtaacagccaaagcccactgttagtagaCATGGTCCGTTTTGATCCGCTCTCTCTCACCCTTCCCACCATCTCACCCTCCTCCCCTTTTCGACCTACCCTGATGGCTCCTTCCTTTGTAATGCCTGCCGTGTCATTAGCACCGCCTTCTGTTTCTCCTGCATCCTCTACGACATTAACTTTCATGGTGATTGCACCATGTTACTGCAACAACTCAACTCGAGTCTCAATATTGGGGTTACAGTTGCTCGTCTTGTAACTGTCATGTTCATACCTATTACGCCACAGCCGAGGCTGAGGCGCCAGTTGGTGGCGTGAGAAATGATTCGTACGTGTAGTTTGCAACGGTTGGGGAGGAGGGTACCGGTGGAGCACCGGCAGCCGTAGAAGAGAGTCCAACGGTGGTGTTGGTGGATCCGATTCTGAAGGCGCAGGCGGAGCTGCATGAGATGGCCAAGATGATGGCGTCCGTTAACTTGAGTTCTCTTGtgtgaatataattaatgcatgctttatttatatgatttctttatatattGTATGCATAATGTCGTTCAATTATTCCAATTCAAATATgcttattttcaaacatatatattaaaaaaataatagtatgTATAGTAATTATCGATTATTTTAAGCTTTcataacaatatttttctttaacaaattttaaagagGGTCACGACACGTTTATTATAGAGaaggtctagccctactccaacCAGTATCTAACGTTTCataacaatatttactagcggtaaGCTTGAGCTGTAACAAGTAGTAACTTTTGATTGGTTGATCTTATTCTGCGACTTAACTTTATGGaataggtttaaaaaataaatcatgtttaaaatatcattataatCGATATTTtggtatgttttatttttgtgatacggtttttcatttaattttaaggaggtgataattttattattgattcaaatattagataaatattttccttaaaattataaagtaaTGAGAGATagaaatgaattaatatatGAGCAttacaaatacaataaataaattgtcaaTTGCATATGTTGAAATTAACAATTAGCATATAGTTGATTAATAATCATCAAATTGGTGTTTAATTACTATGGtcaattatgatgatgtgctaaaaatttgaatagtCTAAGAAATAATATGGTCTTATTCATTGCTTCATGTagataaaccctaaattaacGTATTTGACAAGTTTTGAGGAACGATTCTTCTTCCccttattttatattctttttttttttctNCGATTCTTCTTCCCcgtattttatattctttttttttttcttttgagatttAGACGTTTTCATAAAGTTGACAATTAAAAGTAATGCTTGTCAGGAAACTACCGTATGTAAAAGTGATGTACGTAGGGCCGAAGTATACAAAGTTATGCACATTTAGAGAGAACTAGAGTGCATGAAAGTGATTTTTCTGAGCTCGTCCGGTGGgtttggaatgcatgaaagtGATGCACATcttgaggaaagaaaagaagcgAGAACTCAAGTGTTGAGTTTAGGTCCCACCAGAGACATGTTAGTCTAAGTCGTATTTGATGAGCTCTAACAGTAGGGTCACTTAATTTTAGACATTTGACGACTTCTACTATTGAGACGATGGACAAATTAGgatagaattttgtttttgtatgaatttttcattctttaaataattcatgctagtatattttttttatttatcacgtaaattatttttctaatttggcGTGTCGATTTCGTGAGACAACGATACAATATAAAACTTCATTATCAATAATAAATGGGAAGGGAAAGGACTTGGAATATAAAATCATAAGTATCCAAAGACCCAATTgtaaattacatatttaatttctataaataattttccaaacaaaaaaaaaaaaaaaaaaaaaaaaaaaaaaaaaaaaaaaaaaaaaaaaaaaNaaaaaaaaaaaaaaagttttgacTTTGAATTGaggttttcatttttatttttattttttttccacgATGAAATTTTGTAGCAATCCTTTTCCCGAAGTCggaataaaaaatggaatttttgTCGTAATTCCTCAAACATCATTGTTTCAATTCTTCTTGTTTGACCCTTCAAATCCAAACCCAATGGGTTCTCTGTAAAAAGCCACCACCCATTGTTTCGAACACTACCACGGACCAACAATGAGTTCTTCTCTAGCAAAGATCAGAATCCTACTGCTCGTCGCCGCCGTCGTCCCCACACGGTGCCTCTATTTCAACTTCCCAAGTTTCCCCAATAACAGTACCGAGGACCTCAATCTGTACAACAATGCTCGAATCTTCAAAGACGCCATTCAAGTCACGCCGGACGTTAGAGGAGCTTCGATCGCCAATGAATCCGGCAGGGCCGTTTACAAAGTCCCATTTCTGATAAGAAACAACGGCAAAATCGCGTCATTCAACACGACATTCGAGCTCAACATCAGCCCAGTGTCTACGCCGGTCGGCGGCGAGGGGTTGGCCTTCATTCTCGCTGCCGATGGTTCTCCTCCCGCTGACAGCGACGGTCAGTGGCTGGGGATTGTTAATGCCTCGACAAATGGAACTCCAGAGGCGCAAATTGTGGCGGTTGAATTCGACACCAGGAAAAGTTTCCCACAGGACATCGATAGCAACCATGTGGGTTTGAATTTGAACAGTGTTTTCTCGATCATTGAACAGCCATTATCGGAATTTGGGGTTAATCTTTCATCTGGGATCTCTGTTTTCGCGATGATTCGGTACGATGGAGAGAATATTTCTGTGTTCGTTTCCATGTCGAACAAAACAGAGGATCTGTTGAAAAACAACGTCATTTTCCAGGCATTGAACCTCTCAATTCTTCCGGATAATGTTTACGTGGGATTTTCAGGCTCGACGAGCGATTTCACGCAGTTGAACTGTGTGAAATCATGGCAATTCAATGGAACTGATGTTAGTGATGGAAGACATAAACGCCTCTGGATTTGGCTCACAGTGGGTGTAGTTGGAGGTGTGGTGATTTGTGGGGCTGTTATTGGCCTTGTCTACCATTTCTGGATGAGGAAAAGAGTATTGAATTATCCAGAAGAGCCATATGAAGGGATAGAGCATCAGCTTCAACACATCTCCATAGCCCCACGAGCTCAAAAGTTTGGATTGAGAGAACTAACGAAGGCCACTGGCAATTTCAACCCAAAGAACAGCCTTGGGAAAGGTGGTTTTGGAACGGTTTACAAAGGAAATTTGATGAACAGAGACGTCGCTGTGAAGAAAATCTCAGAGGACTCGCGTCAAGGGAAGCAAGAGTTCATTGCAGAAGTTGCTACCATTGGTAGCCTTCATCACAAGAATCTTGTAA
The nucleotide sequence above comes from Cucurbita pepo subsp. pepo cultivar mu-cu-16 chromosome LG11, ASM280686v2, whole genome shotgun sequence. Encoded proteins:
- the LOC111805956 gene encoding growth-regulating factor 9-like — its product is MKKKQEEHQSKMGLNLAGKRKSRGGALMEGSRCSRVNGRGWRCCQQTLVGYSLCEHHLGKGRLRSMNSVRSRSSPATVVEKEDNKKPSPSPSPRPPLTLTSKKRTKLGVVKARSISSLLGQPDGVMAVAPPPPLPPTPPDDNIDGKKL
- the LOC111805453 gene encoding uncharacterized protein LOC111805453; the protein is MAPSFVMPVVSLAPLSVSPASSTTLTFMVIAPCYRNNSTRVSILGLQLLVLERCEFDAETSNGVVPQSTSSPQVVGRWGEREREFPLKKRRSDDHNNNGNKKMKKKQEEHQSKMGLNLAGKRKSRGGALMEGSRCSRVNGRGWRCCQQTLVGYSLCEHHLGKGRLRSMNSVRSRSSPATVVEKEDNKKPSPSPSPRPPLTLTSKKRTKLGVVKARSISSLLGQPDGVMAVAPPPPLPPTPPDDNIDGKKL
- the LOC111805855 gene encoding probable L-type lectin-domain containing receptor kinase S.5 codes for the protein MSSSLAKIRILLLVAAVVPTRCLYFNFPSFPNNSTEDLNLYNNARIFKDAIQVTPDVRGASIANESGRAVYKVPFLIRNNGKIASFNTTFELNISPVSTPVGGEGLAFILAADGSPPADSDGQWLGIVNASTNGTPEAQIVAVEFDTRKSFPQDIDSNHVGLNLNSVFSIIEQPLSEFGVNLSSGISVFAMIRYDGENISVFVSMSNKTEDLLKNNVIFQALNLSILPDNVYVGFSGSTSDFTQLNCVKSWQFNGTDVSDGRHKRLWIWLTVGVVGGVVICGAVIGLVYHFWMRKRVLNYPEEPYEGIEHQLQHISIAPRAQKFGLRELTKATGNFNPKNSLGKGGFGTVYKGNLMNRDVAVKKISEDSRQGKQEFIAEVATIGSLHHKNLVKLIGWCYEKRDLLLVYEYMPNGSLDKLIFGCDKMGASSWETRQNIICGVAEALDYLHNGCEKTVLHRDVKSSNIMLDSKFEAKLGDFGLARTMRRTDQTHHSTREIAGTPGYMAPEIFLTSRATAETDVYAFGVLVLEVICGRRPGNPSDLGSYDGSIAHWVWEFHKEQRLVEAVDEGLEGQFVREEIEYLLILGLACCHPNPLQRPTMRNVLQVLKGEANPPILPDERPSFVWPPMPPSFKDDTDSSLKDSQLTPFTELSGR